The genomic segment TCTAGGCACGCGTTCGCGGCCAGCTCCAAGCCGACGCGGTCGGCCTCCACCTCGTGGCCCCTCTGCGTCCTAAGTTCCACACACACATACAAGACGAGTTGACACATGCCAACCGCAAACAGAGCATAAGGGAACGGCAGCGTGGCTGACAATACTGCGGCTACTGGCAACATGCACATCAAGTGGACGGCTAGGTTGACGCTGTTGAGATGGTTCAAGTGCCGGAGCAAGCAGTGCGCCAGCTCATGGCCGATTATAATCGAAAGCTGATCGTCGTTGGCCACGGCTGCCAGTCCGGAGTACACGAAAATGAAACCATTCGCCATGACGAACGCGTTGACCATCGGGCTATCCACCACCACCACACTCCACTGACGCTTGCGGATATCGTCAACATTAACGTTGGCGCTCAGCAGCTGAGACGTCACGCCGGCCACGCGCTTGTACGTGGGATGTTCTATTCCCAGGAGGCAGCACTTACCCATCGCAGCCAGAATGATAGCCACCTGTTTGTCAGCCCTTATCTCGATCGTCCGCTCGCTGAACATGAACAGCCGCCACAGGTCCGTCCACGGGTCCAGTTCTATGTAAGACGACAGGAACGTTCCGATCAGACATAGTCCGGCGGTCACCGTCATGCCAATGGCCAAGCGGTGCGTCCAGGCCGCATCCGCGTACCGCTGCCTCGTCTCGGGTGTCCGCTTGAACCACCAACGCCGCGCCGCAATGCCACCGATTATGGTGAGTAACAGCGAAAACTCACGCTTACCCGTATGACTGTAAACAtgtatagcaataatattatattattgttgtggaAGTATTGTTGTGACAAGCAAATTTCTgacatttatgaaatatttcattaactAGTAAGGGGAAAATCATATGACcgtagttttaaataaataatatttagggcTCGGAACTTAATCTATgctaaaaatttggaaaatatgtaaaatatgcgcAATTTAtcgaagaaaatattatatgtatacgatAGGTATACATGAtggcgcttttaaaaaaaaatttttttgacatttgttataattttatcgatagtgctaatatattatcaacGTACCTCTTCGGAAGTATTATGGAGACATCGCACAGTGCATGTCACATGAatcatatttaagtataaaggACTAAGTGATTTGTCCACACTTAACCATATAGGGCACCGCATCTGATAGCATTGTATGGGAGCATTACAAAAATAGCCGTTGATGAATTaactaattttgaattaattggttgtcatattatagtatctaataTTCTTTTGTTAAACTAgagatttccaaaaaaaaatttggtctcGTTAAGTCCATGAAACATGCAAAATTatgcaacaaaatattttgtatttgaaatatacgtACTACAGACCTCAAATTTGTATGGAATTGGAATTTCAATATGCACTTTcaaaacaaatatgcaaatgcctAAAGTTCCGATCCTTGAATTAACATGTATTTGGTCGccatcgaataaaatatatagtaggtaggtattcggCGTGATATgaaatcaaatgaaaaaaataatattatttgttgtataacTAACGCGGTAACAGCAGCAGTAGAATATTTCGTTACTCATTTGTAACTCGGATCGTTATTTTATAGTAACAGCCACCGAACCGtatcgtcataatataatacaatataaaatagtcaAATAATACCCTTTGAATTAAAATAGATTACCAAACAAGGTTTTGCAGCTGTAGAGACTGTTTGGGTATTTTCAGCGCAGTATTCGGTGTCTTATAGTATGCCAAACCGCTCTTACCACTAATATATGACATTGAAAGTCTTGCTGTTGGAACTGACAAAATAGAAACATTTCTCGAAAGAAGTAAAGAAAACatcctataaataatatcagaacattataaatgataaagaaaGTCTTGATTGCAAAACTGACAAAGTATAAACAAACATAGATACGTATCGTAGGAAACGGATTTTCTCGAATATTTGGAGAGACGATGAAACATCTGTGTAATATAGATTTCGCGCAtctttaaatcattttaaataataatgttttattttattaatttttttctaagtcATATTACATTTTGCATTTCAAGagaaagtttatattttagaatcagATTATCAAAACACAATACAACACGTCAACGTGTTCTTGTGACTTAACCAAtttgtctattataatttatttcaattactgtataatatttaaagatattttattctaaCAATTTGAACTAATCTACTTAAGTATTCCGTGTTAAGAAAACGCTacctacccatgcatttgttgtatccgtcttacacacgGACGACATAGACAACTTTCgtgagtgaattgacctattatcaaacttttaggtaagaacttTATATGTGCTTCAGCGTCGGCggttttttcgatattttaattttcaaatactttgaaatatCGAAGAAAAATCGTCGCTTTAATAATTCatgaaagtaaataaaaaattagctATCAATTCAAtgaaatgtaaatgtttaattaaataatatttcctaaatttaaaataattttgtttatagaatttgtcggcgtaataattaataataaaataaaaaaaaaagttatggaATACTGCATGTATGCTATAAGTAGTTTAAGTACCATATTACGATCAGTGGGGACTGACCATTGGTTTATACAGTTAACTctaaaatgtttgtgttattactcatattaattattattgagtaaTTCATAAACTAATCtcgacatacctacctacctagtgacaagaaattcttttaatttaaaataatgtagttaCAATTCATAGtcaattacctatatttgtataagttcATATGTGACCATTATGTAGGCATCAACTAGTACGTATAGCGAGTGTCGACATTGAGATATTttcgataggtaggtaccatattaGTCCACAATAATGTACAACTATAGTACTTTAAAGCTATTGTAACGTGGTCGGGCTATTGTTACGAAGTTAGTTATCGAGAGAAGGTTTTCTATTCCGTTCTTGTATAAGTTTTCCGCAGCTTGGGGTGAGAGCACTGTGTAAAAGGTATATATAGTTTATCAATAATAAGACACTTTACTGAACATGTAGATGGTTGTTAATAAGTGTATATATAGGTGAGTTCGCTCCTGTGGTGGATGTGCGTGAGTCCACCTATGTCGACCAGACCTACCACAGAATCCAGTCACTATAGTCATCGTGACCTGCCTTAGTTATTTTACATAGTCCGCACGTGTTGTTATGTTAATATAGTTTTGCCCAATTTCATGTGAGCCCTGTGAGTTATTGCACCGCATACAATCAACCACAGGGTATTTCCGCTTCAATTAAATCTTACAACCTTCATACATTCCGTGTATGTACAAATTGTCTTCCCATTAATCATTCCTTTATATTCCTATTGTCTGTGTTGTGTCGGTCGTGATCTAACTCTAGTATCATTATTGCGTACGGCACAGTCGAAAGTTGAGTTGCCTATCCCGGACGCCTAAGGCGATGGTtactgtattactgtattattatcaagattacaatataatatatatattaataatgcacAGCAGCACgacattattatgaattataataataattcagcaCGGTCCTTTAGccaaaacagtaaaatatgtataatcatatattcatatggTAAATAAATGTACGTGGACCTCCTGGCCCaacaattaatatgtaataatactaatgataataataataataatgatgtagcGAGCTctgagtatacctatataggtaataacgtaaatacgtatatattattatattattatacacggcgcgtaatataaataataaaataatatgtgagtgacagtacgtataatatagtaggtaatgcatatattatatcgataataataattgtagcatATTACATTCGTTCAGCAGACGAGCAACCAGCCACCATCAGAATAGTCACTTAAGCTCATAATCACAAGTCACAACTCGCTAACTAAACAGTTAATTAATTGGACTttgaatatttctatataattattatatttgagtaataataaatacaaaagtatattatcattatggcAATTTATTTCAAACACCTTCATATTTTTAACTAGAACGCGTTGAGCATGTTACAATAATAACTCACTGATTGTGGAGCGCCAGACTGGTCAGCTGGTCTTGTagctaaacaaataaaattgtcataCATACACAAGAAAAAATAGAGTATTGAAAATggcgaaaataataataaatacttaacagGCCGATTTACGCAcggcaaataatataataatatcaggcGCCGATTTTCACCACggcagtaggtataataatatataaaaggcacagaaaattacaaaatataaaaaattatattaacaacactGGCGATTTGCGCCACGGtagattattacaattaaataataaaacaccgGCGATTCGCTCACGGCAAAAATAATATCTGTGGCGATTTGCgcattacaacaatataaaaaaacttggCTGTGGCGGccgtattacataataatataatctacatttatcacatattttatatttcataataattcacagacgacacaattaatataagaaaataaaatatacaacaatgtGTGTTGTATGTGTTGGTGATGGAGTGGTAGGTACGCGTTtaccaatattattcgttggcTTAGACAGTAATATTGTGTATGGGTCAAAAAGGTTCAAGtgtgtacattttgtattttttaatcctATAGTATAtgtttagtgtataatatttatatatatatacgatatagggTGTAACGAATGTTACACTAATATACAGAGATACAACAATACAGGTTATACAGACCGACACAAAAATAAgtggtacaatatattatattacgatctCATGTCGTCTTTATAGGTTTGGAATTTCTATTGTACCTATGGCTATACCTACAGAACATATTAGACTGCGGATACATTgtatatacatcatatatatatatatatttgcttTTGTAACGACGAGCGTTGTTGCAACATGGTATGATGTTTATCACTGTGTCGTCTTGAGTGTTCTTAGTACAACTTATACTGGAaataattgtgtgtataaaatatttgtacatatattttaagaaatgtattgtatttacaatgatgtgagtttttaattatcaatatttgagtggtaaaataattaatcagaCTTTCGGCACCAGCACCTTTTccgatagaaaagtgaatctagtaaaAATACAGAGAAAAAAGAGAATTTGTAGTTTTATACACAAAACCAGTTTTAGACAAAATCGAAAATCGTTTTTGTTGTACgactaaacaataaaaaactgtttttacattttctataaatcattatattattttcataatagttTGACACTTTTAGAGCATGAAAATACAGTTTATGCGTACATCATATAAGAGCTCCGGTTGGAAAACTTGAGGGTATAGGACTTGGGGAGTCGGCCTAACCTTATATATGGTGTAAAAATTAGGGTACAAAAAAATGGTAGTTAACTCATGGTCTTAGGACTTCTTTCTATTATTTTGTTCCAAAAAGTAATCTGGTTCTTTACTAGTAGGTTTAAGGTCTGTTGTTCTAATACGCTCAATCGTGTTACACCTTAATATCATAACTATTGGCGTGTTGTCTGGCGCCGAATATAATAGGTGGCACCACTAAAAATGGTACCGGATGTATTTGCTTCGAATTAATGTGCGCGCGCATTTCGACCGTGGTATTCAACGGGACACGTGAGCGTCCTTGGGCCgctttcacataataatattgttcgccTTTTCCACTAGCCACCATCGGAGCAGCTGCCACCGAGTGCCTTTTCAGCTGTCGGTTGTCGTTGCACGTGGACACATTCTGTAGACGGTAATATTCAGACATCTGATCGAGTCCacgaaaaaataagtaagtgctaaatgttaaattgtatttacaaaataGTTAATGACATAATTACATGATATAGTCACAAGGGCGAATTTATCCATAGGCCACCAAGACCCGTGCCTAGGGcgcatttttttagttaatttttactttttactttttcataatttcataattatatttacctaaatttatattttgtattaatttttaaatgtatacaatttgcatgaaactggagaatggctcacgtagtcatgtcgcagtaacattttaatttataaggtataataaccttgccgtttgagtttaatcctgtGACCGGCGTGCGCCGCGCCCCGctgccaccgctagaggttcgacatcgacatTCGACATacaacccagacagcattttgtaatgataatattataatagtattataataacgttatactaatattattcgttattataatgttataatagtattattaaacaaaaaattgctgtctgggaatattgtgaatggcgcaagCGTAAAATACCAGCCAatggcagtcaaatatactgcctcgtgccgccgggtacattgttGGTATAAGACATGaataacatgaaaaaaaatttatgggacaaagaatatttataatattaatgatttttataggtattattataactaaccaaaattttacttatttgaTATACCTAGGTTCCTACATAAAGTACGTACCTAAacttataggttaggttaggttattaggTAACGTATatgttattaggtacatttatttattttactttatttttctctatgtacattttaataattttctagaaATGTAACTATTAAGATGAATTTGATTCatcaatgattaaaattaatataatatattagtctgTTACAACAATTGCTTTGTTTTTTAAAAGTGGCGCAAATGAAGAACTCATCAGATTCAGGTTCAGATTCAGAAAGAAGATCAGAGTATTTC from the Acyrthosiphon pisum isolate AL4f chromosome X, pea_aphid_22Mar2018_4r6ur, whole genome shotgun sequence genome contains:
- the LOC100572867 gene encoding metalloendopeptidase OMA1, mitochondrial-like; translated protein: MTVTAGLCLIGTFLSSYIELDPWTDLWRLFMFSERTIEIRADKQVAIILAAMGKCCLLGIEHPTYKRVAGVTSQLLSANVNVDDIRKRQWSVVVVDSPMVNAFVMANGFIFVYSGLAAVANDDQLSIIIGHELAHCLLRHLNHLNSVNLAVHLMCMLPVAAVLSATLPFPYALFAVGMCQLVLYVCVELRTQRGHEVEADRVGLELAANACLDVTQGYRFWETMAMINGPSTRKWWLDTHPSDKSRARHLFSLIPATKELQKLAGC